A genomic stretch from Psilocybe cubensis strain MGC-MH-2018 chromosome 1, whole genome shotgun sequence includes:
- a CDS encoding Oxysterol-binding protein-like protein OBPalpha, whose product MLGGLFSQAGSTFNKVVKPRGSLEADDKPPSDTEPDDTSILDENEGSIITSLISQLRVGMDLSKVTFPTFVLEPRSMLERITDFMSHPDLIFGAESFDDPEERFIRVLQYYLAGWHIKPKGVKKPYNPVLGEFFRCRYDYPNGTQGFYIAEQVSHHPPVSAFFYISPANHVCIIGELRPKSKFLGNSVSTTMEGENRVTLLGKPEDGEYVITMPNMYARGILFGKMVLELGDTCIAKNEKHGLSCDLEFKTKGFFSGTYNALAGRVRKNSTEIGEVSGRWSHVMEIKSSKTGQKRVLFDAVKDGQNISPKWVPPEDEQEPNESRRLWTHLTEAIINKDMEAATTAKTAVEDAQREERKYREESGSEHVPRFFTKENGRWQPKLKIPKGPQEATLAVQEWIFPTTTKPGSTTSASPPPPPQPVLP is encoded by the exons ATGCTGGGTGGGCTCTTTAGTCAGGCCGGTAGCACGTTCAATAAAGTTGTAAAGCCTCGAGGCTCTCTCGAGGCCGACGACAAGCCTCCTTCAGACACTGAACCCGACGACACCTCCATCCT AGATGAAAATGAGGGCTCCATAATCACCTCTCTGATCTCCCAGCTGAG GGTTGGGATGGATCTTTCCAAAGTCACATTTCCTACCTTTGTACTCGAGCCCCGAAGTATGCTCGAGCGTATCACCGATTTTATGTCCCATCCAGACCTGATCTTTGG AGCCGAGAGCTTTGACGATCCAGAGGAGCGATTCATCAGAGTACTGCAGTACTATCTAGCTGGGTGGCATATCAAGCCCAAGGGCGTCAAGAAACC ATACAATCCCGTCCTCGGAGAGTTCTTCAGATGCAGATACGACTACCCCAACGGCACACAGGGTTTCTACATCGCGGAGCAAG TGTCGCACCATCCACCGGTATCTGCGTTCTTCTACATCTCCCCCGCGAACCACGTCTGCATCATCGGCGAGCTCAGACCCAAATCAAAGTTCCTCGGCAACAGCGTGTCGACCACGATGGAGGGCGAAAATAGGGTGACGTTGCTCGGCAAGCCAGAGGATGGGG AATACGTGATCACGATGCCGAATATGTACGCTCGTGGAATCCTCTTTGGCAAGATGGTCCTCGAGCTGGGAGATACATGTATAGCAAAGAACGAGAAACACGGCTTGTCGTGCGATCTGGAGTTCAAGACCAAG GGATTCTTTTCCGGGACGTATAATGCCTTGGCGGGGCGGGTGCGCAAGAACTCGACTGAAATCGGAGAAGTGTCGGGGAGATGGAGTCATGTCATGGAGATCAAAAGCAGCAAG ACTGGTCAGAAGCGAGTGCTGTTCGACGCAGTGAAAGATGGCCAGAATATTTCTCCGAAGTGGGTCCCTCCTGAAGACGAGCAAGAGCCTAATGAATCACGAAG ACTGTGGACACATCTAACTGAAgccatcatcaacaaagaTATGGAAGCAGCGACGACAGCGAAGACAGCGGTCGAAGATGCACAGAGAGAAGAGCGAAAGTACCGAGAAGAAAGCGGGTCGGAGCACGTCCCTCGTTTCTTTACGAAAGAGAATGGGCGGTGGCAGCCCAAGCTCAA GATACCAAAAGGTCCCCAGGAAGCGACACTGGCCGTGCAAGAATGGATATTCCCCACCACGACTAAACCAGGCTCAACAACAAGCGCCtcaccccctccccctcctcaaCCAGTATTACCCTGa
- a CDS encoding ATP-dependent RNA helicase DBP3 encodes MSRDTQPLKVKKSKKSDAEPIDAVDAAEQPTAEDSVKDVEKKKKKKSKRSKDESASEETAMVVDTEETQAESTEKEKKKKKKSKKADADVQQNVEGDAMDVDAEPKEKKKKKKKSSEEVAEETPVVSEDSEKKKKRKRDEKDAAASTSESKEDKKKRKKQKKEESSTPAESSTPNVPSTSASTSSAPAPSSAETAAFLEKHSVTITCPPGVPAVVPVISFAQLNVPAELQTSFKGFKEPTPIQACTWPPALEGRDVVGIAETGSGKTLAFGIPALNHLISSKTKNSTASGKSTVSILVVAPTRELADQTHSTLSALGKPFGIASVAVFGGVPKDAQVKMLKNANKVKDGLTTRIIVGTPGRILDLMQDGACDLSQVNYLVLDEADRMLDKGFENDIRNIIAATKPSAERQTMMFSATWPEAVRRLASTFQRDPVRVTVGSDDLTANSRVEQIVEVFDDARSKDQRLLSHLKNLAHKKTTTTGASESRILVFALYKKEASRVEQMLRRQGYSVGALHGDMSQNARTESLENFKNGTTGLLVATDVAARGLDIPNVGAVINYTFPLTIEDYIHRIGRTGRGGKTGKSITFFTGEGHERALAGEYARVLREGGFDNSQLQARFPMTIKKKEHSAYGAFFRDDIPVPKGPTKITF; translated from the exons ATGTCAAGAGATACCCAACCTCTCAAGgtcaaaaagtcaaaaaagtCTGACGCTGAACCCATAGATGCCGTAGATGCAGCCGAACAACCTACAGCTGAAG ACTCCGTAAAAGACGtcgaaaagaagaagaaaaagaagagcaaAAGGTCCAAGGATGAGTCTGCCTCTGAGGAGACTGCGATGGTAGTGGACACGGAAG AAACACAGGCTGAAAgtacagagaaagaaaagaagaagaagaagaaaagcaaaaaggctgATGCCGACGTGCAGCAGAATGTGGAGGGTGACGctatggatgtggatgctgAAC ctaaagagaagaagaaaaagaagaagaaaagctcgGAGGAAGTTGCAGAAG AAACTCCCGTTGTTTCAGAGGACtctgagaaaaagaagaaacgaaaaCGCGACGAGAAAGACGCCGCCGCGAGCACCTCGGAATCTAAAGAGGACAAAAAGAAACGcaagaagcagaaaaaagagGAATCCTCAACTCCTGCCGAATCGTCCACTCCAAATGTCCCTTCCACTTCCGCCTCCACATCCAGTGCTCCCGCACCTTCATCTGCAGAGACCGCTGCTTTCCTTGAAAAGCACTCTGTTACAATTACCTGTCCTCCTGGCGTCCCAGCTGTTGTCCCCGTTATCAGCTTTGCACAGCTGAATGTTCCTGCTGAACTACAGACCTCATTCAAGGGCTTCAAGGAACCTACACCCATTCAGGCCTGCACCTGGCCACCTGCGCTGGAAGGCCGCGATGTCGTCGGCATCGCCGAGACCGGAAG TGGAAAAACTTTGGCATTCGGTATTCCCGCCCTCAACCACCTAATCTCttcaaaaaccaaaaattCCACCGCGTCCGGAAAATCGACCGTGTCTATCCTCGTTGTTGCGCCTACGCGGGAGCTCGCGGACCAGACCCACAGCACGCTGTCTGCACTAGGGAAGCCATTTGGTATTGCTAGTGTCGCCGTATTCGGTGGTGTGCCCAAGGACGCACAAGTGAAGATGCTTAAGAACGCTAATAAGGTCAAAGATGGGCTCACTACGCGTATCATTGTTGGCACGCCTGGACGCATCTTGGATCTCATGCAGGATGGAGCATGCGATCTCAGCCA GGTAAACTACCTTGTGTTAGATGAAGCTGATCGTATGCTGGACAAGGGTTTCGAAAATGACATTCGAAACATCATTGCTGCTACGAAACCTTCTGCTGAGAGACAGACAATGATGT TCAGCGCGACTTGGCCCGAAGCTGTGCGGCGCCTAGCAAGCACCTTTCAACGCGACCCCGTCCGAGTGACCGTCGGAAGTGATGACCTTACAGCCAATAGCCGCGTTGAGCAGATCGTGGAAGTATTTGATGATGCCCGCTCAAAAGA TCAGCGGCTTCTCAGCCATCTGAAAAACCTTGCTCACAAAAAGACGACGACTACCGGAGCATCGGAGTCGCGAATCCTGGTGTTTGCCCTTTATAAAAAGGAGGCGTCACGGGTGGAGCAGATGCTTCGTAGGCAGGGGTACTCAGTCGGCGCGCTGCACGGTGACATGTCGCAGAATGCGCGCACAGAGTCGCTCGAGAACTTTAAAAACGGGACGACAGGGCTGCTGGTGGCGACGGACGTCGCTGCGCGCGGGCTAGACATCCCCAATGTCGGGGCCGTGATCAATTATACATTCCCGCTGACGATAGAGGACTACATCCACCGAATCGGAAGAACTG GACGTGGTGGAAAGACCGGCAAGTCGATTACGTTCTTCACTGGGGAAGGGCACGAGCGCGCGCTTGCCGGAGAATACGCGCGGGTGCTGAGGGAGGGTGGGTTTGACAACTCGCAGCTGCAGGCGAGGTTCCCGATGACGatcaagaagaaagagcaCAGTGCCTATGGGGCATTCTTCAGAGACGATATCCCAGTGCCCAAGGGCCCGACTAAGATAACGTTTTGA
- a CDS encoding Disintegrin and metalloproteinase domain-containing protein B — MELVTAGAVCKGVFRTQGPLADLLGQKVSAAGRNVWWREWYKLTGYGEGEDEQQQTKLADSEESKAKEQQSLKVFCRSPFIFFVYGQANPCLSSKSLLVPPAGGLSFSYASISLFIYAGRSAAFIMASAFERPAARPLRRVANPSTLSLEILPRHPHSSIQSSLSKRLSPHPNTLRYNDSFRLILSAYNETFHLHLRPNDHLVHSAARIHYYTTTSDGREVLSHTVPLLRETVKAYLGEVVAADHSPARMRQDAAHVVPQPHPADLGWARIMVYEQGDTDRGIAPLFEGAFSANGIIYHIMTKENYLRNKLELDPQLTEPVDETDANLVIWRESDVMTHEEEHFAKTGEIYASENVVATPQSCGHDRLDYNSPSQNPMLSTPPPLTWTDRLLVPFLNDTLYRRDDVPTGNGGMNSNFINSIGSTAGCPTTQKVLYMGVAADCVYVANAKTQEAATQQILNNWNSASALYKSTFNVSLGIAELQVRSAVCPTTVNADNIWNLPCSGAELDTRLSLFSQWRGAKGNDNIGLWHLMSGCPTGSEVGIAWLATLCQQDATGSAPSVVSGTAVSTGGRTEWQVVAHEIGHNFGAIHDCADGCTTSSSCCPLTTTTCNANAQFIMSPVAQSGETVFSQCTIGNICSVMRGAGGSKVTTTCLVDPDPSRTTISLQMCGNGIVETGEDCDPGVGSNSTCCDVKTCKFKNNALCDPDSSACCTAQCTFAPSTQVCRPSRDTLCDTAEMCTGNSSSCPTDVVAPNELWEQRFGVCQRPLHSVGASMGLKAACPDRNDQSCQISCQDPTNAGACIRLTSLLIDGSPCGYAGTCLSGKCQSAGFLDTAKAWYVQNLQISIPITVVAGLVAILLLWAIFRAMSRCCGSRQQPRSRAVLAVPPGPMTRTATHERLASFDPRTGSDRPGGSRTLPGSTTSYTRVPPAAHDRMGSGGSAELRYNYAANNRMDWVDDSAYNGPRRY, encoded by the exons ATGGAACTGGTGACTGCGGGCGCAGTTTGTAAAGGCGTATTTAGGACGCAAGGGCCCTTGGCGGATCTATTGGGGCAAAAAGTCTCAGCCGCTGGGCGGAATGTGTGGTGGAGAGAATGGTACAAGCTGACTGGGTatggtgaaggtgaagatgaGCAG CAACAGACCAAACTAGCGGACTCGGAAGAATCAAAAGCAAAGGAGCAGCAAAGTTTGAAAGTCTTTTGCCGTTctcctttcattttctttgtaTACGGTCAAGCGAACCCTTGTCTTTCCTCCAAAAGCTTGTTGGTTCCACCCGCAG GCggtctctctttctcttatGCATCTATATCACTCTTTATCTACGCTGGTCGTTCTGCTGCTTTCATCATGGCTTCAGCTTTCGAACG TCCTGCTGCTAGACCACTACGACGGGTGGCTAACCCATCTACTCTTTCTCTTGAAATCCTCCCCCGACATCCTCATTCCTCCATCCAGTCAAGTCTCAGCAAACGACTCTCACCCCATCCGAACACCCTGCGTTATAACGACTCTTTTCGTCTAATACTATCTGCTTATAATGAAACTTTCCATCTACACCTGCGTCCTAATGACCACCTCGTTCACTCTGCTGCTAGGATTCACTACTATACAACCACATCGGACGGACGGGAGGTTCTAAGTCACACTGTGCCTTTGTTGCGTGAGACTGTAAAGGCTTACCTCGGGGAGGTCGTCGCGGCGGACCATTCACCAGCTCGCATGCGTCAAGATGCTGCTCATGTCGTGCCCCAACCGCACCCAGCCGATCTTGGTTGGGCGCGCATCATGGTTTACGAACAAGGCGACACCGATCGTGGTATCGCTCCCCTATTCGAAGGCGCCTTCTCTGCCAACGGCATCATATACCACATCATGACCAAGGAAAACTATTTACGCAACAAGCTTGAGCTTGATCCACAGCTTACCGAGCCCGTGGACGAGACGGACGCTAACCTCGTCATCTGGAGGGAATCTGATGTTATGACGCATGAGGAAGAGCATTTCGCCAAGACTGGGGAAATTTATGCTTCGGAAAACGTCGTCGCCACGCCCCAATCGTGTGGTCATGATAGACTTGACTATAATTCTCCTTCACAGAACCCTATGTTAAGCACACCTCCACCACTCACCTGGACCGATCGCCTCCTTGTGCCATTTCTTAATGACACCCTGTATCGACGAGATGATGTTCCGACAGGGAACGGTGGGATGAATTCCAA TTTCATCAATTCTATCGGTTCGACTGCAGGTTGCCCAACTACCCAAAAAGTG CTCTATATGGGTGTTGCTGCCGATTGTGTATATGTCGCGAATGCCAAAACACAAGAAGCGGCCACACAGCAGATACTGAATAATTGGAATAGCGCAAGTGCTTTGTACAAA AGCACCTTTAACGTCAGCCTAGGGATTGCCGAACTCCAAGTTCGTAGCGCAGT ATGTCCGACAACGGTCAACGCCGACAATATTTGGAATCTACCCTGCAGTGGCGCCGAGCTTGACACCAgactttctcttttctctcaaTGGAGAGGGGCCAAGGGTAACGATAACATTGGTTTATGGCATTTGATGAGTGGGTGCCCCACCGGATCGGAAGTTGGAATTGCATGGCTTGCAACTTT ATGCCAACAAGATGCCACTGGAAGTGCACCTTCTGTCGTTTCGGGAACCGCTGTCTCTACTGGTGGACGTACAGAGTGGCAAGTCGTTGCTCACGAAATCGGGCACAACTTTGGTGCTATT CACGAC TGCGCCGATGGTTGCACGACAAGCTCATCATGTTGCCCGCTCACGACTACGACATGCAATGCCAACGCGCAATTCATCATGAGCCCCGTTGCTCAGTCTGGCGAAACTGTTTTTTCACAGTGCACGATCGGTAATATCT GCTCTGTGATGAGAGGCGCTGGTGGAAGCAAGGTTACAACCACCTGTTTGGTCGATCCTGATCCTTCGCGGACCACTATCTCGCTCCAGATGTGTGGCAATGGGATCGTCGAGACTGGTGAAGATTGCGACCCAGGAGTTGGGTCAAATTCTACCTGCTGTGACGTCAAGACCTGCAAGTTCAAGAATAATGCATTGTGTGATCCAGACAGTAGCGCTTGCTGTACGGCGCAGTGTACGTTTGCCCCATCTACGCAAGTCTGCCGCCCGTCTCGCGACACGCTGTGTGATACCGCTGAGATGTGCACTGGCAACTCTTCCTCATGTCCGACCGATGTTGTGGCTCCCAATG AGCTGTGGGAGCAACGGTTTGGCGTGTGCCAGCGGCCTTTGCAC AGCGTTGGCGCTTCGATGGGTCTCAAGGCCGCTTGTCCCGACCGCAACGATCAATCATGTCAGATCTCATGTCAAGACCCCACTAACGCAGGAGCTTGCATAAGACTGACATCCCTGCTTATCGACGGATCTCCCTGCG GATACGCCGGTACTTGTCTGTCTGGCAAGTGCCAATCTGCTGGATTTTTAGATACAGCAAAG GCGTGGTATGTTCAGAATCTGCAGATCTCAATTCCGATAACCGTCGTCGCCGGTCTGGTGGCGATTCTACTTTTATGGGCTATCTTTAGAG CGATGTCACGATGCTGCGGTTCAAGACAGCAGCCGCGTTCAAGAGCTGTGCTAGCTGTCCCACCAGGCCCAATGACACGAACGGCAACACATGAGAGATTAGCTAGCTTTGATCCTCGTACAGGCTCTGACAGACCTGGGGGCTCGCGCACATTACCAGGATCAAC TACCTCTTATACGCGCGTGCCGCCCGCTGCACATGACCGAATGGGCTCAGGTGGCAGTGCTGAGCTCAGATACAACTATGCAGCCAATAATCGCATGGATTGGGTGGACGACAGCGCATATAATGGACCAAGACGGTATTAA
- a CDS encoding ATP-dependent Clp protease proteolytic subunit, mitochondrial: MFARAIVRSSLRRSIPSPKRSFHPLAGQSIQFFQDQWQTPPSANLVPIVIEQTGRGERSYDIFSRLLRERVIMLHGPIRDADSTLIVAQLLFLEAEDSTKPIHLYINSPGGSVTAGLAIYDTYVSSPIHTYSLGLAASMGSLLLASGEKGKRHCLPNASIMIHQPSGGASGQASDIAIHAKEILRIRQLLTGIYQRHCSKDGETQAEGLARFERALERDYYMTAQEAMEFGIVDGILEKRPASDADRPPE, translated from the exons ATGTTTGCAAGGGCAATTGTTCGCTCATCCCTTCGACGGTCTATTCCGTCGCCCAAAAGGTCATTTCATCCATTGGCAGGCCAATCTATCCAGTTCTTTCAAGACCAATGGCAGACCCCACCGTCCGCAAACCTTGTACCCATAGTCATTGAACAAACG GGCAGAGGGGAGCGCTCATATGATATCTTCTCTCGTCTGCTGAGAGAACGCGTGATAATGCTTCATGGGCCA ATACGGGACGCGGACTCGACTCTAATAGTTGCTCAACTATTATTTCTAGAAGCGGAGGACTCGACTAAACCTATCCATCTATATATCAATTCCCCCGGAGGAAGTGTGACCGCAGGACTCGCGATTTATGACACA TATGTGTCGTCTCCCATTCATACCTACAGTCTGGGATTAGCCGCGTCCATGGGCTCTCTTCTTCTCGCTTCTGGCGAGAAGGGAAAGCGGCACTGCTTGCCAAACGCCAGCATCATGATCCATC AGCCATCCGGCGGTGCCTCGGGGCAAGCTTCTGACATTGCAATTCACGCTAAGGAGATATTACGGATACGTCAACTTTTGACTGGCATCTACCAGCGGCATTGCTCAAAAGATGGAGAAACACAAGCCGAAGGACTCGCACGCTTCG AGAGGGCTCTAGAGCGAGACTACTATATGACCG CACAAGAAGCCATGGAGTTTGGTATAGTGGATGGCATACTAGAAAAACGTCCAGCATCCGATGCCGATAGACCTCCTGAATAA
- a CDS encoding Nucleus export protein BRL1: protein MAGRYTFTNQRSKEAPMDFQWTNRSSVKPAWAADTEEPRTPRKRSHDALTPSTPSLTDTTNQPMFGSNQNVPFLFHPTPGPQTPHSHPWVPPPQFSPTKAFPATEIKDIDMTEASPLKGDDAKGNELVVKEKEGDKDRGRPVAAGGLRRVFKQRTRRLNGRRQRREEDEGPSSSADESDEDGNVVPHTQNTSNHYTLNMPAPPAPPSDTPYVLLGYLQFFFNLSLILIFLYLFVQFIITVQRDVGLRISEYSQDIIQEIGICALQFKNNNCDTISKTVPAMTQQCANWEACMNRDPTVIGRAKVGAELIAEVINGFVEPITWKTLIFTLTSLAFLTVFINTLLSLYRAKHQPTPAPVHHPAPPPFPYIAPGPAPKWSRYQDDQDLESPPRRRRLEGGLAAKIR from the exons ATGGCAGGTCGATATACCTTCACTAATCAGAGGTCCAAGGAGGCTCCCATGGACTTCCAATGGACTAATCGAAGCTCAGTGAAGCCAGCTTGGGCAGCTGATACTGAAGAACCAAGAACCCCTCGAAAAC GCTCACACGATGCGTTGACACCATCTACACCCTCACTCACGGATACCACAAATCAACCAATGTTTGGTTCGAATCAAAACGTTCCGTTTCTCTTCCACCCAACACCGGGTCCTCAGACGCCGCATTCGCATCCATGGGTTCCGCCACCACAATTTTCTCCTACAAAGGCGTTTCCTGCAACTGAGATCAAAGATATTGACATGACAGAAGCCAGTCCGTTGAAGGGTGATGATGCCAAAGGCAACGAGCTCGtagtcaaagaaaaagagggagaTAAGGATAGAGGTAGACCTGTGGCAGCTGGTGGACTGCGACGCGTATTTAAACAGCGGACAAGACGTTTGAATGGGCGTAGACAACGAcgggaagaagatgaaggccCTTCGAGCTCAGCAGACGAAAGCGACGAAGATGGCAATGTAGTGCCTCATACCCAAAATACCTCAAATCATTATACTCTCAATATGCCTGCACCGCCTGCCCCACCCTCGGATACGCCCTATGTCCTTCTTGG TTATCTCcagttcttcttcaatctaTCGCTAATCTTGATATTCCTGTATCTTTTCGTGCAGTTCATCATCACTGTCCAAAGAGATGTGGGTCTCCGTATATCCGAGTACTCTCAAG ACATCATCCAGGAAATCGGTATATGTGCATTGCAGTTCAAGAACAATAACTGCGATACTATATCAAAAACGGTCCCGGCCATGACCCAACAATGCGCAAATTGGGAGGCCTGCATGAATCGCGACCCTACCGTTATCGGGCGCGCAAAAGTTGGAGCCGAGTTAATCGCAGAGGTCATAAACGGATTCGTCGAACCAATCACCTGGAAGACCTTG ATATTCACGTTGACGTCCTTGGCATTCTTGACGGTCTTTATCAACACCCTGTTGTCGCTCTACCGGGCAAAGCACCAGCCAACCCCTGCCCCAGTGCATCACCCCGCACCGCCCCCCTTTCCATACATTGCCCCTGGCCCTGCTCCCAAATGGAGCCGTTATCAGGACGACCAGGATCTAGAGTCACCTCCTAGGAGACGACGACTGGAAGGTGGACTTGC